The following nucleotide sequence is from Bacteroidales bacterium.
ACAACAGAGCCAGACACAGGAGTTACAGAAATCCATTTTCGGTTAGTGCCCTGAATTAGCTGAAGTCCTGTGCTATTTACAACTCCCTTTCCTATTGAATCGCAAGCTGGATCTATTGGATTCTTTTTTCTGAATACTAATGTATCTCCTACACTTGCATTAAAATTAAACAACAAAACTATTTCATTATCAATCAATCGAAAAACACTATCATTTTTCCATTGCAAATACTCTCTGTCAAGATACGTAGTGTCATAAAATCCGGCCCAAGAATACTCAATTCTTATCTTTTCCAAAACTTGAAAATCTCCTAACTCAGTTGTTGTATCTTTAACATAATTAAGTTTAATATACCCAGTTGAAATAGTTGATTGATATGAAAAATGCCAAGAATTACCAATAGGTTGAGCTATTGAGAATATTGCTATGAAA
It contains:
- a CDS encoding T9SS type A sorting domain-containing protein — its product is MKKLIFTFAIAFIAIFSIAQPIGNSWHFSYQSTISTGYIKLNYVKDTTTELGDFQVLEKIRIEYSWAGFYDTTYLDREYLQWKNDSVFRLIDNEIVLLFNFNASVGDTLVFRKKNPIDPACDSIGKGVVNSTGLQLIQGTNRKWISVTPVSGSVVGLHGKIVEGIGPVEDYFFPEYIGCVVDANEGGPFRCINENDQAIYNTDIVEYCDYINSILDEKAEEYIIFPNPAENEINIVLEKNEDFNISVFDISGKIIYNTCKSTGETGMVSIDVSDWVAGIYIIEAK